A genomic segment from Haloplanus salinus encodes:
- a CDS encoding DEAD/DEAH box helicase — MEEQDLVDIEVTHDDPDNLVDSYSSGIADFPFHRQTVVANRLLAGQPDTELRSLSRVDEEEVKLLEHQVDAAHRALFEMDGKALLADEVGLGKTIEVGMILKEMHYRETDDSVLILTPAQLAKQWQGELLEKFGLEFVCNYDDEFQGFDAHNYIIASIDTAKSDRHRATVLARDWDVLVMDEAHYVKNEETDRYDLIDKLTYDYGFFLTATPIQNELTDLYNIVSLLRPGLFGSRDTFHHYFVDNGQETLVNRDELQRRLGQVMIRNRREETDIDFTERIIDTRTFEPSAAEKELYEAVTEYVRSAYSQDSGQKLVLMLLQKEVVSSPAALEQTILKQLEEQNELTHRDELETILDKIDAIDTVTKQERLFDIVEEVRETVDMGRVIVFTQFRATQRQVLQVLDDRGYTTHAFHGGHSSQEKEDIVDQFREEGGVLVSTDAMNEGRNLQFCNIMVNYDLPWNPMKVEQRIGRIHRIGQKRKVYVFNMGLKGTIEEYVLERLYHKIDLFQQTVGELSTILTRLEDSGKSFEDEIFERLTNADSEVELENDFDSMAIDLEEQQNLSQKVEEFNTGVFESFDLGADDD; from the coding sequence ATGGAAGAGCAGGACCTCGTCGACATCGAGGTCACGCACGATGATCCGGACAATCTTGTAGACTCCTACTCCTCAGGAATTGCAGATTTTCCCTTCCACCGGCAGACCGTCGTCGCAAATCGTCTTCTTGCGGGACAGCCCGACACAGAACTCCGTTCACTCTCCCGCGTCGACGAGGAGGAAGTCAAACTCCTCGAACATCAGGTCGACGCTGCCCACAGGGCCCTCTTTGAGATGGACGGGAAGGCACTCCTCGCTGACGAGGTCGGCCTCGGAAAGACGATCGAGGTCGGTATGATCTTGAAGGAGATGCACTATCGCGAGACCGACGACTCGGTGCTGATCCTGACCCCGGCCCAGCTGGCCAAACAGTGGCAAGGAGAACTCCTCGAGAAGTTCGGACTTGAGTTTGTCTGCAACTATGACGACGAGTTCCAGGGATTCGATGCCCACAACTACATCATCGCCAGCATCGACACCGCCAAGAGCGACCGACACCGCGCGACCGTGCTCGCTCGCGACTGGGACGTCCTCGTTATGGACGAAGCCCACTACGTGAAAAACGAGGAAACCGATCGCTACGACCTCATCGACAAGCTCACGTACGACTACGGGTTCTTCCTCACGGCGACGCCCATCCAGAACGAACTCACCGATCTCTACAATATCGTCTCCTTGCTGCGGCCCGGTCTGTTCGGCAGTCGGGACACGTTCCACCACTACTTCGTCGACAATGGCCAGGAGACGCTCGTGAATCGGGACGAGCTACAGCGACGGTTGGGGCAGGTGATGATCCGAAATCGCCGTGAGGAAACGGACATCGACTTCACGGAGCGTATCATCGACACGCGGACCTTCGAGCCGAGCGCAGCGGAGAAAGAACTCTACGAGGCGGTAACGGAGTACGTGCGAAGCGCGTACAGCCAGGACAGCGGCCAGAAGTTGGTGCTGATGCTGCTCCAGAAGGAGGTGGTCAGCAGCCCGGCAGCGCTGGAACAAACGATCCTCAAACAGCTCGAGGAACAGAACGAGCTAACGCACCGAGACGAACTCGAGACGATCCTCGACAAGATCGATGCGATTGATACGGTTACAAAACAGGAGCGACTGTTCGATATCGTCGAGGAAGTCCGTGAAACGGTCGATATGGGGCGCGTTATCGTGTTCACGCAGTTCCGGGCAACCCAGCGCCAGGTCCTCCAAGTATTGGACGATCGGGGGTATACCACTCACGCGTTCCATGGCGGCCACTCAAGCCAAGAGAAGGAGGACATCGTGGATCAGTTCCGAGAGGAAGGTGGTGTCCTCGTGTCTACGGACGCGATGAACGAGGGTCGAAACCTCCAGTTCTGCAATATTATGGTGAACTACGATCTGCCGTGGAACCCGATGAAGGTCGAGCAGCGAATCGGGCGGATTCACCGGATCGGCCAGAAGCGCAAGGTCTACGTCTTCAACATGGGCCTGAAAGGCACTATCGAGGAATACGTGCTGGAACGTCTCTACCACAAGATCGATCTCTTCCAGCAGACGGTTGGAGAACTGAGCACGATTCTTACCCGGCTCGAGGACTCCGGGAAGAGTTTCGAAGACGAGATCTTCGAACGTCTCACCAACGCCGACTCTGAGGTTGAACTCGAGAACGACTTCGACTCGATGGCGATCGATCTTGAGGAGCAACAGAACCTCTCTCAGAAGGTGGAGGAGTTCAACACCGGCGTCTTCGAGAGTTTCGATCTGGGGGCGGACGATGACTGA
- a CDS encoding TATA-box-binding protein C gives MAEFISAVGGSELGIELRLEELYSDINIPIVRYEPETFPALYLRFSEKMPLITLFQSGCYNISGGPEINSLYKTNDKFINVLEQLLDRNVSEEVESFELRNLVYKKDLDTEFELSEMVVLLGLESAEYEPEQFPGLIYRPKNENYIFIIYRTGSIILTGIKTQSEVDKAFSKLYEKIKVAI, from the coding sequence ATGGCTGAGTTCATTAGTGCCGTAGGTGGAAGTGAATTAGGCATAGAATTGAGGTTGGAAGAACTCTACTCAGATATTAATATCCCGATTGTAAGATATGAGCCAGAAACTTTCCCAGCATTATATCTGCGTTTCTCCGAGAAAATGCCTTTGATAACGCTATTCCAATCCGGATGTTATAATATATCTGGCGGACCAGAAATCAATTCGTTATACAAAACTAATGACAAATTCATTAACGTTTTAGAACAACTATTAGACCGCAATGTTTCCGAAGAAGTGGAATCATTTGAATTGAGAAATTTAGTTTATAAAAAAGATCTTGATACGGAATTCGAATTAAGTGAGATGGTGGTATTATTAGGTTTGGAATCTGCTGAGTATGAACCCGAACAATTTCCAGGCTTGATCTACCGCCCAAAAAATGAGAACTATATATTTATTATATATCGAACAGGATCAATAATATTGACTGGAATTAAGACCCAAAGTGAGGTTGATAAAGCATTTTCAAAATTGTATGAGAAAATAAAAGTCGCTATTTAG
- a CDS encoding DUF1156 domain-containing protein: MNGRPSLPIERGFPIEKVNAIAEKESRAGRWYRPVYTMHKWWSRKVGSLFRAITLYTLLDENTTKKDVELYEPSENETLGDFPKDIDNLVESINDVDMDNPDSLWDFYHKDIRIKDKKILDPFMGGGTSISESSRFGIDSVGIDLNPVAWFISKKQLDAGETTVEDLDSAFQEIKSDVEDEVKKYYVTPCPNGTHNADVIYNFWVKKIRCISCNHKIPLFRDYRVAKGRYENDEKYNTYCPECESITYTKNDGPESECNDCGNLFSHKEGNVTRGGYYNCSECGQKASITDAIEDQDGYDIQLYAVEYYCETCDNKGLGKNSYKAYKKAGPEDNAVLS; encoded by the coding sequence ATGAACGGACGGCCTTCACTACCCATTGAACGTGGCTTTCCGATCGAGAAGGTGAACGCCATCGCTGAAAAAGAAAGTCGAGCAGGGAGGTGGTATCGTCCGGTATATACAATGCATAAGTGGTGGTCACGAAAAGTGGGGAGTCTTTTCCGAGCAATTACACTATATACATTATTAGATGAAAACACGACAAAAAAGGACGTAGAACTATATGAACCTAGCGAAAATGAAACTTTAGGAGATTTTCCTAAAGATATAGACAACCTCGTTGAATCTATCAATGATGTAGATATGGATAATCCAGATTCACTTTGGGATTTCTACCACAAAGATATTCGAATTAAAGACAAGAAGATACTTGATCCGTTTATGGGCGGTGGGACATCAATTAGTGAAAGTTCACGGTTTGGAATAGATTCAGTAGGTATTGATCTGAATCCCGTCGCGTGGTTCATTTCCAAAAAACAACTAGATGCTGGTGAAACTACTGTTGAAGATCTTGACTCAGCATTCCAGGAAATAAAAAGTGATGTTGAAGATGAAGTAAAAAAATACTACGTCACCCCCTGTCCAAACGGAACTCACAATGCTGATGTGATATATAATTTTTGGGTTAAAAAAATCAGATGTATCTCCTGTAACCACAAAATTCCCTTATTCAGAGATTATCGTGTTGCAAAAGGCCGGTATGAAAATGACGAAAAATATAACACATATTGTCCTGAATGTGAGTCAATTACCTATACTAAAAATGATGGACCCGAAAGTGAATGTAATGACTGCGGGAATCTGTTTTCTCACAAAGAAGGGAACGTAACTCGGGGAGGGTATTATAATTGTTCAGAATGTGGTCAAAAAGCATCAATTACAGATGCTATTGAGGACCAAGACGGGTACGATATCCAACTTTATGCGGTTGAATATTACTGTGAAACTTGCGACAATAAGGGATTGGGCAAGAACTCATATAAAGCGTACAAAAAAGCTGGTCCAGAAGATAACGCGGTGTTAAGTTAA
- a CDS encoding IS6 family transposase, whose product MPKTARLTECTEWIDLEFVERERTPREIIEKGIRHHLAGLSLSNTVILLEELGVQRSRVAVHNWVQKADLQPADGECPDRVAVDQKAIRINDEQYWLYAAVDPQTNRILHSRLFPTYTIPIAREFLTELAEKHDVEDTLFLVDDADDLIGGLRRENYSYRIEQHGFRNSVERVFREVERRTSSFSNCFSHVDPPTAETWLQAHAVWWNHA is encoded by the coding sequence ATGCCGAAAACCGCCCGCCTCACCGAGTGTACCGAGTGGATCGACTTGGAGTTTGTGGAGCGAGAGCGGACACCCCGCGAGATCATTGAAAAGGGTATTCGTCACCATCTTGCTGGACTATCACTTTCGAATACAGTTATTCTTCTTGAGGAATTGGGTGTCCAGCGAAGTCGTGTTGCTGTTCACAACTGGGTACAGAAAGCCGATCTACAGCCGGCTGACGGTGAGTGCCCGGATCGCGTTGCGGTCGATCAGAAAGCGATCCGGATCAACGACGAGCAGTACTGGCTGTACGCTGCCGTCGATCCACAGACGAACAGAATCCTTCACTCACGGCTGTTTCCGACGTATACGATCCCGATCGCACGAGAATTTCTCACTGAATTAGCTGAGAAACACGATGTCGAAGACACGCTGTTTCTCGTCGATGACGCAGACGATCTGATCGGTGGACTCCGCCGCGAAAACTACAGCTACCGCATCGAACAACACGGCTTCAGAAATTCTGTCGAACGTGTTTTTAGAGAAGTAGAACGACGAACCTCTTCGTTTTCAAACTGTTTCAGCCACGTCGATCCACCGACCGCGGAAACGTGGTTACAAGCCCACGCCGTCTGGTGGAATCATGCTTAA
- a CDS encoding IS5 family transposase: protein MSKISRFTSKAVQLAQNAVGGRGEAATPFGGGDFAKYAVVSLHCLRVYLEKSYRETLDLLSEMPQILAEIGLDEADLPDHSTLVKWFDRIKTALWRVLLRLSAQLHDVSGHAAIDATFFDRETASKHYCRRTNYRVQTLKTTALVDTETQAVLDVHCSTGKPHDTQLGWQVARRNAGDLTSLTADKGYDWMELRENLRDEGVRPLIKHRIFRPIDHAHNARIDGPRYRQRSMCETVFSSIKRTLGDAVRARAWFREFREIVLKCVVHNIKRAVTP from the coding sequence ATGTCGAAGATTTCCCGCTTCACGAGCAAAGCGGTTCAGTTAGCTCAAAATGCTGTCGGTGGGCGAGGCGAAGCCGCCACCCCCTTCGGGGGCGGCGACTTCGCCAAGTACGCGGTCGTGTCGCTGCACTGTCTGCGGGTGTACTTGGAGAAATCGTACCGAGAGACACTCGATTTGCTGAGCGAGATGCCACAAATCCTGGCCGAGATCGGCCTCGACGAGGCCGATCTCCCAGATCACTCGACGCTAGTCAAGTGGTTTGACAGGATCAAGACCGCGCTCTGGCGCGTGCTGCTGCGCCTGTCGGCGCAGCTGCACGATGTGAGCGGTCACGCTGCCATCGACGCGACGTTCTTCGACCGCGAAACCGCCAGCAAGCACTACTGTCGCCGGACGAATTACCGCGTCCAGACGCTGAAAACCACCGCGCTCGTCGATACGGAAACACAAGCGGTTCTCGACGTTCACTGCTCGACCGGGAAACCGCACGACACGCAACTCGGCTGGCAGGTCGCCCGCCGCAACGCGGGCGACCTGACCAGCCTCACTGCCGACAAAGGCTACGACTGGATGGAATTACGCGAAAATCTCAGGGATGAGGGCGTGAGACCACTGATCAAGCATCGTATCTTCCGGCCCATCGACCACGCGCACAACGCGCGGATCGATGGGCCTCGATACCGCCAGCGATCGATGTGTGAGACCGTCTTCTCGTCGATCAAGCGCACGCTCGGCGACGCCGTGCGTGCGCGAGCGTGGTTTCGTGAGTTCCGAGAAATCGTCCTGAAATGTGTCGTCCACAACATCAAGCGAGCCGTCACACCGTGA
- a CDS encoding DUF4143 domain-containing protein produces MAFDSESFSSGHTLIQRLEEYNPWWERGREASLTGNYSSLQDSFYQTYDELHQQQRRLIPITGPDGTGKTALLEQLASAHIDPDFVEKFIRDVDRREQAQEHLVSPSDVLYIPLRDDPVFQLQPEAQLRAAVDHFETHVLRHSQSSPHYILLDDLHTVERPKKRGNQDVGRWERLLTDLIAEHDDRRIVFTALSRGAVRERFEETDLAEVNEGIRGETRELYPMGFADFLKMRYRDIELAPAAERFDEGAVRKALLEAVEAGDTNRFVAEIEAQNSDAIADPSTVRREIANYCTSGGMLTLRIAGDGISIDEERFVDVLRGRDDVDLEAHQRELLSDFRDDLLHAATSLGGVKDALGLERFCGLAAHEHPTGDVRFDELTEVLDVDRRTLRDKYLSALSRLHLLSAAQEYDNQRPRKLRFYLRDPGLTNAFCRNDLNDVLRREPGLDEALAKAVAFDHTIRLSNELDHPHDPKRGVVKFWEGSKGTVDFVPKIRGSPIPILWSHNRGLDELQMSRDTPDFDALQEFLESDAYESERDRVDEQMYSPVTDTFTKQRRAYAEQDEYGGELSDDGKAAFDAEPAFGIVLTNARSALDEGVTVNTDGSKPIIQVPLWTYLRLS; encoded by the coding sequence ATGGCATTCGACTCGGAGTCATTCTCTTCTGGGCACACCCTCATTCAGCGACTTGAGGAATACAACCCGTGGTGGGAGCGCGGTCGAGAGGCGAGTCTAACTGGTAACTATTCCTCGCTCCAGGATAGCTTCTATCAAACATACGACGAGCTACATCAGCAGCAACGGCGGTTGATTCCCATAACCGGCCCTGACGGGACTGGAAAAACCGCCCTTCTCGAGCAACTGGCCTCCGCGCATATTGACCCGGATTTCGTAGAGAAGTTCATTCGAGATGTGGACAGGCGTGAGCAGGCTCAAGAGCACCTCGTATCCCCATCGGACGTGCTGTACATCCCTCTTCGAGACGATCCAGTCTTCCAACTTCAGCCGGAAGCCCAGCTCCGAGCAGCCGTGGATCACTTCGAGACGCACGTCCTGCGGCACTCCCAGTCATCCCCGCACTACATCCTGCTAGACGATCTCCATACGGTTGAGCGACCAAAGAAACGCGGGAATCAAGATGTCGGTCGCTGGGAGCGCCTCCTTACGGACTTGATCGCCGAACACGATGACCGCCGGATCGTGTTCACGGCGCTTTCGAGAGGTGCCGTACGGGAGCGATTTGAGGAGACCGACCTTGCAGAAGTGAATGAAGGGATCCGCGGCGAGACGCGTGAGCTGTATCCCATGGGCTTCGCCGATTTCCTCAAGATGCGATACCGTGACATCGAACTCGCACCAGCGGCCGAGCGGTTCGATGAGGGCGCGGTTCGAAAGGCGTTACTGGAGGCTGTCGAGGCGGGAGACACTAACCGATTCGTAGCCGAGATCGAAGCTCAGAACAGCGACGCAATTGCTGACCCGTCGACGGTGCGGCGGGAGATCGCGAATTACTGTACGAGCGGGGGGATGCTGACGCTCAGAATCGCCGGTGACGGCATCTCGATTGACGAGGAGCGATTTGTCGACGTGCTCCGTGGACGTGACGATGTCGACCTCGAAGCCCACCAACGGGAGCTGCTCTCCGACTTCAGAGACGATCTCCTGCACGCCGCGACGAGCCTCGGCGGGGTGAAGGACGCGCTCGGCTTGGAGCGGTTTTGTGGCCTCGCTGCTCACGAACACCCGACCGGAGACGTGCGCTTCGACGAGCTGACCGAAGTGCTCGATGTCGACCGCCGGACCCTCCGAGATAAGTATCTCAGCGCCCTCTCACGACTCCACCTGCTATCGGCAGCACAGGAATACGACAATCAGCGACCACGGAAGCTCCGATTTTACCTGCGGGATCCAGGGCTCACGAACGCGTTCTGTCGGAACGATCTCAACGACGTCCTCCGGCGTGAACCAGGTCTGGACGAGGCGCTGGCGAAAGCAGTCGCGTTCGATCACACGATCCGGTTGTCGAACGAACTCGACCATCCCCACGATCCGAAGCGTGGAGTGGTCAAGTTCTGGGAGGGATCGAAGGGCACCGTCGACTTTGTTCCCAAAATACGCGGTAGTCCCATTCCGATACTGTGGTCCCACAACCGGGGTCTGGACGAACTCCAGATGAGTCGAGATACGCCTGATTTCGATGCGTTACAGGAGTTCCTCGAGAGCGATGCCTACGAGAGCGAACGAGACCGAGTCGATGAGCAAATGTACAGTCCTGTGACGGATACCTTCACCAAGCAGAGGCGAGCATACGCCGAGCAAGACGAGTACGGTGGGGAGCTCAGTGATGACGGGAAGGCTGCGTTCGACGCTGAACCAGCATTCGGGATTGTGCTTACAAATGCGCGGTCAGCGCTGGATGAAGGAGTTACCGTCAATACTGACGGTTCGAAGCCAATCATTCAGGTTCCACTTTGGACGTATCTTCGGCTATCTTAG
- a CDS encoding AAA family ATPase has translation MSSGTPKFEDYDREEAEEFRGFIVNSSASATDFINRTSSPDALRYLVEDAEIDRRVSGNRNEVRQALLTSNVTPFEVKQTVAQRNYNLGETLVPDTVKKNALTAIEVGKPIVLYGPTGTGKTYFAKQLALEACIDYSIHTATPTWTPADITGSIQPETKDGEIEYHRRAGCVSQGIQKANEYQDNWGVIIDEITRADISQVFGPLYTAIEDEDQVIFRNDDGDPLTLNDNVKIICTMNMSDRTVNELDNAITRRFAMIELSRYGDEERASLFDRWIGELGSDVDIDRDKLQELFESHHQGINEGTTTSGEDGIMEFGPMHYEDVTQFLKHACGDGGQYRGEEDVAVGQAFATYIAPRILNTAALPQINRLASHYETLDNQFEAFDLSPAMDLANQQAEAEEREMGVSAYE, from the coding sequence ATGAGTAGCGGGACGCCGAAATTCGAGGACTACGACCGCGAGGAGGCAGAGGAATTCAGAGGCTTCATCGTAAATTCGAGCGCGTCTGCCACTGACTTTATAAATCGCACCTCTAGCCCAGACGCATTACGATATCTCGTCGAAGACGCGGAAATTGACAGGCGCGTCTCTGGAAATCGTAATGAGGTTCGTCAGGCCCTTCTGACCTCAAATGTCACCCCGTTCGAGGTCAAACAGACCGTCGCCCAACGGAATTACAATCTGGGCGAGACGCTCGTCCCGGACACAGTCAAGAAGAACGCCCTCACCGCTATCGAAGTCGGGAAGCCAATCGTTCTCTACGGGCCGACCGGCACCGGAAAGACCTATTTCGCAAAGCAGCTCGCACTGGAGGCGTGCATCGACTACTCGATCCACACCGCGACACCGACATGGACACCTGCGGACATCACCGGTAGTATCCAGCCGGAGACGAAAGACGGCGAGATTGAGTATCATCGCCGAGCAGGCTGCGTCTCACAGGGCATCCAGAAGGCAAACGAGTATCAGGACAATTGGGGCGTCATTATCGACGAAATCACCCGGGCAGACATCTCTCAGGTATTCGGGCCACTGTACACCGCTATCGAGGACGAAGATCAGGTTATCTTCCGTAATGACGACGGGGATCCGCTCACGCTCAACGACAACGTCAAGATCATCTGTACGATGAATATGTCGGACCGGACAGTGAACGAACTCGACAATGCGATTACTCGTCGCTTCGCGATGATAGAACTCAGTCGCTACGGTGACGAGGAGCGGGCCTCGCTGTTCGACCGCTGGATCGGAGAACTCGGCTCCGATGTGGATATCGACCGCGACAAGCTTCAGGAACTCTTCGAGAGCCACCACCAGGGGATCAACGAGGGCACAACGACCAGCGGTGAGGACGGAATTATGGAGTTCGGGCCGATGCACTATGAGGACGTCACCCAGTTCCTCAAGCACGCCTGTGGAGACGGCGGTCAGTACAGAGGTGAGGAAGATGTCGCAGTCGGGCAGGCCTTCGCCACGTACATTGCGCCTCGCATCCTGAACACGGCGGCACTGCCCCAGATCAATCGCCTCGCGAGTCACTACGAGACGCTCGACAATCAGTTCGAAGCGTTCGACCTTAGCCCTGCTATGGACCTCGCGAACCAGCAGGCGGAGGCTGAGGAACGCGAGATGGGCGTCAGCGCCTATGAGTAA
- a CDS encoding DUF1156 domain-containing protein, whose translation MSDPDANSRDTLPIERGFPIEQVNDLADREGRAKMYYRPLSTMHKWWARRLGSVFRAISLYSLVDDPSAVEIHSADQENLNLSDFGDGDTENTTTEDLAQLIESVSLTEPDALWELYPKDVRVDGKTVLDPFMGGGTSLMEAIRFGAAVTGVDLNPVAWFISKKSLEAHEVDADELQQAFDDVRATVADELQSHYETTCPHDENHVADVVYALWVRKLDCTSCGETVPLFKDYRVANGRYEDDDKYNVYCPDCESVFLTDDYQTESVCTECGYEYIPANGPVSRGGNYGCPSCGLQYPIVDAIADGQSYAEDLYAIEYYCTECEDEGKDRATFKGFTAATDKDRTQFDHASEAWHSAEELDAYIPQSEIPEGAITAASGINGNDVFRHGYETWSDMFNDRQLYCLSTLLSAIDDVEDQTVKEYLLLAFSDSLMFQNNFALYNISGTKIEGIFRQNSYQPQVEYAENNVWGTRAGRGTFKNTWEKIVNGVEFAHQPTERYLEDGELKQTDSFENPVGGEYTLHQGDVRDVELESEYDAIITDPPYYDNVVYSEVSDFFYVWQRLLLSDEYSCFTPETTPREESIVANPAIDKDGATFERELKQSFSRMRDVLKDDGVLTFTYRHSGIESWGALLESLCDEGFDVTATYPISANLSEFVMGDELSFSVIVVARPMTDRDPISWAALRRQMYRTAQRTEEEIQEGQTISEGDISVVKLGRCFREYSKHHGKVHREGSVMSATDVVAGMYDIIAGDDGVSPDEIYLSLLSMGEPTFNDVNRLCRGTGVSPKDLQERAFFDTTDGFTLLRWHDEQRMAYLQAKAPDELSALERVQLLRYAADEETKPREESRELEVTGEMMDVASELADITGDETFRQILRD comes from the coding sequence ATGTCTGACCCGGACGCGAACTCGCGGGATACGCTCCCTATCGAGCGGGGGTTCCCCATCGAGCAGGTGAACGACCTCGCTGACCGTGAGGGCCGCGCTAAGATGTACTACCGACCGCTGTCCACGATGCACAAATGGTGGGCTAGACGGCTCGGGAGCGTGTTCAGGGCGATCTCGCTGTACTCGTTAGTCGACGATCCTAGCGCTGTCGAAATCCATAGTGCAGACCAGGAAAATCTGAACCTTTCCGATTTCGGCGACGGCGATACAGAAAACACCACCACCGAGGATCTCGCTCAACTCATCGAGTCGGTCAGTCTCACCGAGCCCGACGCGCTCTGGGAGCTGTATCCGAAAGACGTTCGCGTTGACGGGAAGACCGTCCTTGACCCGTTCATGGGCGGTGGGACGAGCCTCATGGAGGCCATCCGATTCGGGGCAGCCGTAACCGGTGTCGACTTGAATCCTGTCGCGTGGTTCATCTCAAAAAAGAGCCTTGAAGCTCACGAGGTCGATGCCGACGAGCTGCAACAGGCCTTCGACGATGTCCGAGCGACCGTCGCAGACGAACTCCAGTCTCACTATGAGACTACCTGTCCTCACGACGAGAACCACGTTGCTGACGTCGTGTATGCGCTCTGGGTACGGAAGCTAGACTGCACTTCCTGTGGCGAGACGGTTCCACTGTTCAAAGATTACCGCGTCGCGAACGGTCGCTACGAGGACGATGACAAATACAACGTCTACTGCCCGGACTGTGAATCCGTCTTTCTGACTGACGACTACCAAACCGAGTCCGTTTGTACGGAGTGTGGCTACGAGTACATCCCGGCGAACGGTCCAGTCTCTCGAGGCGGTAACTACGGATGCCCGTCGTGCGGTCTGCAGTATCCAATCGTCGATGCGATTGCCGACGGGCAGTCGTACGCCGAGGATCTCTACGCGATCGAGTACTACTGTACGGAGTGTGAGGACGAAGGCAAGGATCGAGCGACGTTCAAGGGCTTCACTGCGGCAACTGACAAAGATCGTACTCAGTTCGATCATGCTAGCGAGGCGTGGCACTCTGCAGAGGAGTTAGATGCGTATATCCCTCAGAGTGAAATCCCTGAAGGTGCGATCACGGCAGCGTCCGGCATCAATGGAAACGATGTCTTCCGCCACGGCTACGAGACGTGGTCGGACATGTTCAACGATCGCCAGCTCTACTGTCTTTCGACACTGCTCTCTGCCATCGATGACGTCGAAGACCAGACCGTCAAGGAGTATCTCCTCCTCGCTTTCAGCGACTCTCTGATGTTCCAGAATAACTTCGCCCTCTACAATATCTCCGGGACGAAAATAGAGGGGATCTTTAGACAGAACTCCTACCAACCCCAGGTCGAATATGCGGAAAACAACGTCTGGGGAACGAGAGCTGGGCGAGGCACGTTCAAGAATACGTGGGAGAAAATCGTCAACGGCGTCGAGTTCGCCCATCAGCCCACGGAGCGGTACCTCGAAGATGGAGAACTCAAACAGACGGATTCGTTTGAGAACCCGGTCGGTGGCGAATACACACTCCACCAGGGCGATGTCCGGGACGTTGAGCTTGAATCGGAGTATGACGCCATCATCACTGATCCCCCGTACTACGACAACGTCGTCTATTCGGAGGTCTCAGACTTCTTCTACGTCTGGCAACGGCTGCTTCTCTCGGATGAATACTCCTGCTTTACCCCCGAAACGACGCCTCGCGAAGAGAGCATCGTCGCGAACCCGGCTATCGACAAGGACGGAGCTACCTTCGAGAGGGAGCTCAAGCAATCGTTCTCCCGGATGCGGGACGTGCTGAAGGACGACGGCGTACTCACGTTCACGTATCGGCACAGTGGAATCGAGTCCTGGGGGGCGCTCCTCGAGTCTCTGTGCGACGAAGGATTTGACGTGACTGCGACGTATCCGATCTCGGCCAATCTCAGCGAGTTCGTAATGGGCGACGAACTCTCCTTCAGCGTGATCGTGGTCGCACGACCGATGACGGATCGCGACCCGATCAGCTGGGCTGCGCTTCGACGACAGATGTACAGGACCGCGCAGCGAACGGAGGAGGAGATTCAGGAGGGACAAACCATCTCCGAAGGCGATATCAGCGTCGTCAAACTCGGACGGTGTTTCCGAGAATATTCCAAACACCACGGCAAGGTCCATCGTGAGGGATCCGTTATGTCCGCGACTGACGTTGTCGCCGGGATGTACGACATCATCGCTGGTGATGATGGTGTCTCCCCCGACGAAATCTACCTGAGCCTCTTGTCGATGGGAGAGCCCACGTTTAACGATGTGAACCGTTTGTGTCGGGGAACTGGAGTCAGCCCAAAGGACCTCCAGGAACGGGCGTTTTTCGACACCACAGATGGCTTCACGTTATTACGGTGGCACGATGAGCAGCGGATGGCTTACCTCCAAGCGAAAGCCCCTGACGAACTCTCTGCTCTCGAACGGGTACAGCTCCTCCGATACGCTGCTGATGAGGAGACCAAACCCAGGGAAGAGAGCCGTGAACTGGAGGTCACAGGAGAAATGATGGACGTAGCATCCGAACTTGCGGACATCACTGGGGACGAGACGTTCCGTCAGATCCTCAGGGACTAA